In Macadamia integrifolia cultivar HAES 741 unplaced genomic scaffold, SCU_Mint_v3 scaffold814, whole genome shotgun sequence, the following are encoded in one genomic region:
- the LOC122070063 gene encoding receptor-like serine/threonine-protein kinase SD1-8, with translation MSPKYAMQGLFSIKSDIFSFGVLLLEIISGKKNILYSHEDHSMNLIEHVWDLWDESQALEIVDSSMGDSYRAHEILRCIQIGLLCVQESPSDRPTMSNVIFMLENETKIPMPNQIASIIKRNIKGQDSSTSINEVTITMVDPR, from the exons ATGTCACCAAAGTATGCCATGCAAGGGCTTTTCTCAATAAAGTCAGACATATTTAGCTTTGGGGTATTATTATTGGAGATCATTAGTGGCAAGAAGAATATTCTATATTCACATGAAGATCATTCAATGAATTTAATAGAACAT GTATGGGACTTGTGGGACGAAAGTCAAGCATTGGAGATAGTTGATTCATCAATGGGTGATTCATACCGTGCTCATGAAATTTTGAGGTGCATCCAAATTGGCTTGTTGTGTGTGCAAGAAAGTCCGTCAGATAGGCCAACAATGTCAAATGTTATTTTCATGTTGGAGAATGAAACAAAGATTCCTATGCCTAACCAAATTGCTTCTATTATTAAGAGAAATATCAAGGGCCAAGATTCGTCTACCTCTATAAATGAAGTGACGATCACTATGGTAGATCCTCGATAG